A region of Periplaneta americana isolate PAMFEO1 chromosome 16, P.americana_PAMFEO1_priV1, whole genome shotgun sequence DNA encodes the following proteins:
- the LOC138716490 gene encoding ankyrin-3-like isoform X1, which yields MNTILNFSSPKSAEVLSSWKIGIVSSGDLVRSVMNKSTMRLLLRHLKMDSQSEKLNTAFLDAVWAGDIKQAKKLLNEGADIETCNEFGENALRIAAQDGNMECIRLLVERGAKLNSRNEQGVTALHTATIFKALGCVKFLLEKGANVNVRDSEGVTALHIAALNEHFDCVKTLLEKGADVRAKSTEGWTPLHTAAQNGHVECVRLLLENGANPNERTQEDGWTPLYVAAEKGHTDCVVALLEHGAKVNSKRDSRSTILHAASMAGHPDSVEVLLKNGADANAKDARGYTVLHAAAEKGDVKTLEMLLKYDADIHATATDGTTALHISARSGRLDCVMILLKKGANVHAKDGAGMTALHRAAQEGRADCAKVLVEKGTKVDCKDDAGYTPLHRAAEQGHVRCAELLLRYRADKHAVSMQGHTALHRAARYGHVDCVKMLLDKGADVQRKSALGNTPLYLAAQGGHLDCVKLLLEAEAEVDERSKGGWTALHIAAQHGHLETVRLLLNAGADAKAVSAGGCTPLHLAAHGGHCECTLALVAKGADVNARAAGGWTPLHRACQNGALTAVQTLLNSGAIVNDVTDAHCSALYIAAQNGHSETIKVLLDNGADIKMDSHGKWTPLHVAALNGHLNCVEVLLEKGTTVDAKSAIGWTPLHCAANAGSVATVKMLLHDGAKLDAKTADGKTALDLATGNNHTDCVSVLNKKKAAKVTRRK from the coding sequence attaCTTCTACGGCATCTGAAGATGGATAGCCAATCAGAGAAGTTGAACACCGCTTTCTTAGATGCTGTGTGGGCTGGCGACATCAAGCAAGCCAAGAAGCTGTTGAACGAGGGCGCGGACATTGAGACATGCAACGAGTTCGGAGAGAACGCGCTGCGCATCGCGGCGCAGGACGGCAATATGGAATGCATCCGCCTGCTGGTGGAGCGCGGCGCCAAGCTGAACTCGCGCAACGAACAGGGCGTCACGGCGCTGCACACCGCCACCATCTTCAAGGCGCTTGGCTGCGTCAAGTTCCTGCTGGAAAAGGGCGCCAACGTCAACGTTCGAGATTCAGAGGGCGTCACGGCGCTGCACATCGCAGCGCTCAACGAGCACTTTGACTGCGTTAAAACGCTGCTGGAGAAGGGCGCCGACGTACGCGCTAAGAGCACTGAGGGCTGGACGCCACTGCACACAGCAGCGCAGAACGGTCACGTCGAGTGCGTGCGTCTGCTGCTCGAGAACGGCGCGAACCCAAACGAGCGCACGCAGGAGGACGGCTGGACGCCGCTCTACGTCGCGGCAGAGAAGGGTCACACCGACTGCGTGGTGGCGCTACTGGAGCACGGCGCCAAGGTGAATTCCAAGCGCGACTCCAGATCCACCATCCTGCACGCAGCGTCGATGGCCGGACACCCCGACTCAGTCGAGGTACTGCTGAAGAACGGAGCTGACGCCAACGCCAAGGACGCGCGCGGCTATACCGTGCTACACGCGGCAGCCGAGAAGGGCGACGTCAAAACGCTCGAGATGCTGCTCAAGTACGACGCCGATATCCACGCCACGGCGACAGACGGCACCACGGCGCTCCACATCTCGGCCCGCAGCGGGCGCTTGGACTGCGTTATGATATTGCTGAAGAAGGGCGCCAACGTGCACGCCAAGGACGGCGCGGGCATGACGGCGCTGCACAGGGCAGCGCAGGAGGGGCGCGCGGATTGCGCTAAGGTGTTGGTAGAGAAGGGCACCAAAGTAGACTGCAAGGATGACGCGGGCTACACTCCTTTGCACCGCGCCGCTGAGCAAGGCCACGTGCGCTGTGCCGAGCTACTGCTACGCTACCGAGCCGACAAGCACGCCGTCTCCATGCAAGGCCACACGGCGTTACACCGTGCCGCACGCTACGGTCACGTCGACTGTGTCAAGATGTTACTGGACAAGGGCGCAGATGTGCAGCGCAAGAGCGCGCTGGGCAACACGCCACTGTATCTGGCGGCGCAGGGCGGCCATCTGGACTGTGTCAAGCTGCTGCTCGAGGCGGAAGCGGAAGTCGACGAGCGCAGCAAAGGGGGTTGGACCGCTCTGCACATCGCGGCGCAGCACGGCCACCTCGAGACAGTGCGCCTGCTGCTGAACGCCGGCGCCGACGCAAAAGCAGTGAGTGCCGGCGGCTGCACTCCTCTGCATCTGGCGGCACACGGCGGACACTGCGAGTGCACCCTGGCGCTCGTCGCCAAGGGCGCCGACGTTAACGCCAGGGCAGCTGGTGGCTGGACGCCGCTGCACAGAGCATGCCAGAATGGTGCCCTCACCGCAGTGCAGACTCTTCTCAACAGCGGCGCTATCGTTAACGACGTCACCGACGCGCATTGTTCGGCACTCTATATCGCGGCACAGAACGGACATTCCGAGACAATCAAAGTGCTGCTGGACAACGGAGCTGATATCAAAATGGACTCTCACGGCAAGTGGACGCCGCTTCATGTCGCCGCCCTCAACGGTCATCTCAACTGCGTCGAGGTACTGCTTGAGAAGGGCACAACGGTGGATGCCAAGAGCGCTATAGGATGGACACCTCTTCACTGCGCAGCGAACGCTGGTAGCGTCGCCACGGTAAAAAtgcttctgcacgacggagcgaAGTTGGACGCCAAGACGGCGGACGGGAAGACTGCGCTGGACTTGGCGACAGGGAACAATCACACGGACTGCGTGAGCGTGCTCAACAAGAAGAAGGCAGCCAAAGTGACCAGGAGGAAGTGA
- the LOC138716490 gene encoding ankyrin-3-like isoform X2: MDSQSEKLNTAFLDAVWAGDIKQAKKLLNEGADIETCNEFGENALRIAAQDGNMECIRLLVERGAKLNSRNEQGVTALHTATIFKALGCVKFLLEKGANVNVRDSEGVTALHIAALNEHFDCVKTLLEKGADVRAKSTEGWTPLHTAAQNGHVECVRLLLENGANPNERTQEDGWTPLYVAAEKGHTDCVVALLEHGAKVNSKRDSRSTILHAASMAGHPDSVEVLLKNGADANAKDARGYTVLHAAAEKGDVKTLEMLLKYDADIHATATDGTTALHISARSGRLDCVMILLKKGANVHAKDGAGMTALHRAAQEGRADCAKVLVEKGTKVDCKDDAGYTPLHRAAEQGHVRCAELLLRYRADKHAVSMQGHTALHRAARYGHVDCVKMLLDKGADVQRKSALGNTPLYLAAQGGHLDCVKLLLEAEAEVDERSKGGWTALHIAAQHGHLETVRLLLNAGADAKAVSAGGCTPLHLAAHGGHCECTLALVAKGADVNARAAGGWTPLHRACQNGALTAVQTLLNSGAIVNDVTDAHCSALYIAAQNGHSETIKVLLDNGADIKMDSHGKWTPLHVAALNGHLNCVEVLLEKGTTVDAKSAIGWTPLHCAANAGSVATVKMLLHDGAKLDAKTADGKTALDLATGNNHTDCVSVLNKKKAAKVTRRK; this comes from the coding sequence ATGGATAGCCAATCAGAGAAGTTGAACACCGCTTTCTTAGATGCTGTGTGGGCTGGCGACATCAAGCAAGCCAAGAAGCTGTTGAACGAGGGCGCGGACATTGAGACATGCAACGAGTTCGGAGAGAACGCGCTGCGCATCGCGGCGCAGGACGGCAATATGGAATGCATCCGCCTGCTGGTGGAGCGCGGCGCCAAGCTGAACTCGCGCAACGAACAGGGCGTCACGGCGCTGCACACCGCCACCATCTTCAAGGCGCTTGGCTGCGTCAAGTTCCTGCTGGAAAAGGGCGCCAACGTCAACGTTCGAGATTCAGAGGGCGTCACGGCGCTGCACATCGCAGCGCTCAACGAGCACTTTGACTGCGTTAAAACGCTGCTGGAGAAGGGCGCCGACGTACGCGCTAAGAGCACTGAGGGCTGGACGCCACTGCACACAGCAGCGCAGAACGGTCACGTCGAGTGCGTGCGTCTGCTGCTCGAGAACGGCGCGAACCCAAACGAGCGCACGCAGGAGGACGGCTGGACGCCGCTCTACGTCGCGGCAGAGAAGGGTCACACCGACTGCGTGGTGGCGCTACTGGAGCACGGCGCCAAGGTGAATTCCAAGCGCGACTCCAGATCCACCATCCTGCACGCAGCGTCGATGGCCGGACACCCCGACTCAGTCGAGGTACTGCTGAAGAACGGAGCTGACGCCAACGCCAAGGACGCGCGCGGCTATACCGTGCTACACGCGGCAGCCGAGAAGGGCGACGTCAAAACGCTCGAGATGCTGCTCAAGTACGACGCCGATATCCACGCCACGGCGACAGACGGCACCACGGCGCTCCACATCTCGGCCCGCAGCGGGCGCTTGGACTGCGTTATGATATTGCTGAAGAAGGGCGCCAACGTGCACGCCAAGGACGGCGCGGGCATGACGGCGCTGCACAGGGCAGCGCAGGAGGGGCGCGCGGATTGCGCTAAGGTGTTGGTAGAGAAGGGCACCAAAGTAGACTGCAAGGATGACGCGGGCTACACTCCTTTGCACCGCGCCGCTGAGCAAGGCCACGTGCGCTGTGCCGAGCTACTGCTACGCTACCGAGCCGACAAGCACGCCGTCTCCATGCAAGGCCACACGGCGTTACACCGTGCCGCACGCTACGGTCACGTCGACTGTGTCAAGATGTTACTGGACAAGGGCGCAGATGTGCAGCGCAAGAGCGCGCTGGGCAACACGCCACTGTATCTGGCGGCGCAGGGCGGCCATCTGGACTGTGTCAAGCTGCTGCTCGAGGCGGAAGCGGAAGTCGACGAGCGCAGCAAAGGGGGTTGGACCGCTCTGCACATCGCGGCGCAGCACGGCCACCTCGAGACAGTGCGCCTGCTGCTGAACGCCGGCGCCGACGCAAAAGCAGTGAGTGCCGGCGGCTGCACTCCTCTGCATCTGGCGGCACACGGCGGACACTGCGAGTGCACCCTGGCGCTCGTCGCCAAGGGCGCCGACGTTAACGCCAGGGCAGCTGGTGGCTGGACGCCGCTGCACAGAGCATGCCAGAATGGTGCCCTCACCGCAGTGCAGACTCTTCTCAACAGCGGCGCTATCGTTAACGACGTCACCGACGCGCATTGTTCGGCACTCTATATCGCGGCACAGAACGGACATTCCGAGACAATCAAAGTGCTGCTGGACAACGGAGCTGATATCAAAATGGACTCTCACGGCAAGTGGACGCCGCTTCATGTCGCCGCCCTCAACGGTCATCTCAACTGCGTCGAGGTACTGCTTGAGAAGGGCACAACGGTGGATGCCAAGAGCGCTATAGGATGGACACCTCTTCACTGCGCAGCGAACGCTGGTAGCGTCGCCACGGTAAAAAtgcttctgcacgacggagcgaAGTTGGACGCCAAGACGGCGGACGGGAAGACTGCGCTGGACTTGGCGACAGGGAACAATCACACGGACTGCGTGAGCGTGCTCAACAAGAAGAAGGCAGCCAAAGTGACCAGGAGGAAGTGA